A segment of the Robbsia sp. KACC 23696 genome:
TGGCCATCCATGTGCAGGAAGGCATTGCCAGCCACCACGCCGCCGCTGACATGACCCGGCACGCACAGGATGTCGGACTGGCTGCCGTCCGCATGCAAGGCATTGGCCAGCACGCCCGGCGTTTCCGAAGCGGACAGCATCACGGCGCCGGCGCCATCGCCAAACAGCACGCAGGTGGTACGGTCGTTGAAATCGAGAATGCGCGAGAACGTTTCGGCGCCGATCACCAGCACATTGTCGTACATGCCACTGCGGATATACGCATCGGCAGTCGACAAGGCATAGACGAAGCCGGAACAGACCGCCTGCACGTCGAATGCCGCGCTGCCGTTCGCGATACCGAGTTTCTGTTGCACCAGGCAAGCCGTACTCGGGAACACGAAATCCGGCGTCGACGTCGCGACGATGATGAGGTCGATCTGCTCCTTGCCGAGGCCGGAGGCGGCAATCGCCTGCTTGGCTGCCTCGACCGCCAGATCGCTGGTGCGCTCATCCGGCGCGGCGAAATAACGGGCTCGGATACCGGTACGCGCGACGATCCACTCGTCGCTGGTTTCGATATCGCGCGCGGCCAGTTGTTCCGTCAGCGCCTGATTCGATACACGGTTGGCGGGCAGGTAACTGCCGGTGCCGACGATGCGGGCGTAACGGGGAGACGAACGAAGGGAGTCGCTGGTTGAAGCCATCATGCCTTTGCGGAAAGCGTTTCGCCGGGAACGGCAAGCGGGACCGTCACGGCAGCCGGCGTCTCCGAGACCGCCGTTGCCGCCGAAATCGGCGTTACTCTGGCCTGCAGGCCGAGCGGATCGACATTTTCCTCGAGCGCCTTTTCGAGCCGTGACTGCACCCCGTTCTTTACCGCATCATACCCGCGTTTCAGCGCCCAGCCGAAAGCGTAGGCATCGGCCGAGCCATGGCTCTTGATGACGATGCCGCGCAGGCCGAGCAAGGCGGCGCCGCTGTATCGGCGGTGATCCACGCGTTTGCGTACTTGCGAGAGCACTGGCCAGGCCAGCACCGCTAGTAACTTGGTGAAGATCGAGCGGCTGAACTCTTCCTTGATGATGCGCGAGAGCATCTGCGCCAGGCCTTCGGACGTCTTCAACGCGACGTTGCCGACAAAGCCGTCGCAGACGACGATATCGGTCGTGCCCTTGAAGATGTCGTTACCCTCGACGTTGCCGTAGAAGTTCAAAGTGCTCGCGCGCAGCAATTCGCCGGCGCGCTTGATCACGTCGTTGCCCTTGATCACTTCCTCGCCGATATTGAGCAAGCCGACCGTAGGCCGATCCTTGTTCTCCGTCGCGGAAACGAGCGCGTGACCCATCTCGGCGAACTGCAGCAGATGCTGCGGTTCGCAATCGACGTTCGCGCCCAGATCGAGCACCGTCGTGAAGCCCTTCTCGTTCGGCATCAGCGTCGCCAGCGCCGGACGTTCGATGCCGGCAAGCGTTTTTAGGACATAGCGCGAGACGGCCATCAGCGCGCCGGTATTGCCCGCCGACACGCAAGCCTGCGCCTGCCCTTCCTTGACGAGGTTCAGGGCGACACGCATCGAAGAGTCTTTCTTGCGCCGCAGCGCGACTTCGACCGGATCGTCGGAACTGACGACTTCGGTGGCATTCACCACCCGCAGGCGCGGCGCGCCGACAGCCTTGCATTTCGCCAGTTGTGCCTGGACCGCTGCTTCCTGGCCAACCAGGATCAGCTCGACATCGTCGTGGTCACGGGCGAATTCGACCGCGGCCGGCACGGTCACGGACGGGCCGAAGTCGCCGCCCATGCAATCAATGGTGATTTTTACGGTCATGCGTGCACCGCGCCCGGGGAAAGGCGCGAGGAATTACCGGAGCACGCCAGGCGCCACGCAGCATCTTTCGATGCAAGCACAGCGCCCGCGAGCAGACGGCGACAGGTCAGCAAGCTGACGGGTCGCACAGGCCGCAAGCGGGAGGCGTCACGAAAAATCGGGAAAGCCTGCCAACCACAATACGCGATCCCGAGTGCCGGCGCATCGACGCGCAGGCACCCCTTCGAGTGGAATGGCCATCGGGACAGCATCATCGCTTTGGACAATGTGTTCGTATTACGCCAAACATCGGGAACACGCAAGACGCTCGCCCGCGCCCACCTGACGGCAGACATCGAATGACAAGCGTCGGCGATTGACAGCCAGGCAACGGATAACCGCGGTACAACCGCCCTATCCGGCCTGAAACCGGACAGCGGCAGACGAACATCGGTTCGTGCCTTCAAGACAATCAGTCGTTCTTGGTCTTAACGACTTTTTTGCCACGGTAGAAACCGTTCGGGCTGATGTGGTGACGACGGTGCGTTTCACCCGACGTAGCATCGACAGCCAGCGGTGCGGCTTCGATGAAATCGTGCGAACGGTGCATGCCGCGCTTCGACGGCGACTTCTTGTTTTGCTGGACTGCCATGAAATGCTCCTAAATAGGGTGCGAATTCTAACACAACTCGATGCACCGCTGACGAACCGCCAGTCGGCCAGGCCGCGTCGGGATAACCGATGCTGCATCGATGCAACATCGGGACGACGCGGTCGCCATTGCGGCCGCCTCGTATTCTGCTGTGATCGCTCGCCCGGATCAGGGAAAACGCGGTGCATTCGACCGCCGATCCTTCCCTCAACCGCTATGCGAGCGCTCGTCTTAGTTCTTGCCGCTTGGATCAGACGTATCGGATCCCTGATCCGACTGGCCGCGATCGACACTTTCAGACTTGTCGCCGGCCGCCGCCTTCCATCCCGCCAATGCCGATGCGAAAGGTTTGCGCGTCGGCCCACTGGCCGAGGCACCCCCTTTTATCGCACCGGGCTTGCCTCGGGCCTTCCCGGCCTGCGGCACTGCCGACGCATCCGCATCGTCCGCCACGTCGGGCGATGCGGCGGAGATGTCGACGCGCTCGCCCGGCAGCGGCGTCGGATCGTCACCGGCGGCGTCCGCCAACCGCGCATCGATATCTTCGACGCGATCAACCCCCAAGGCACCGTCGGCGCCGCTGACGACGCTCGCATGCACGGCCGGGCAGACACGATGTTTCGGCACCATCGGCAGGGACAGCACGATTTCCTCGTCGATCAGGTCGAGCAGATCGAAATCCGCCGAGCCGACTATGACATCGTCCTCCGCGTCGTCGCCCGCCAGGGAGTCGGCCTGCCGCTCGTCCCGCGCCACGCGATAGCCGGCTTCCACCGATACGGGCCAGGAAAACGGCTGCATGCAACGCTGGCATTCGAGCCAGACGGCGCCCTCGATGGTCACCGTCAGATGCGGCTCGGTCGCCTGGAAGGCGCCCACCGTTTTCTCGGCGCTGTCGCCCTCGCCCCGTGCCGGGCGGGCCGCCGCGCTCGATGCGGGCAGGAAGCCGCTGCGTCGGCGCAGGACCTTGCGCATCTCCCCTTCGGCATGCCAGCGTAGCGGCGAATCGGCCGCTTCGGCCGGCGCGTCGGCGGGCATCAAATCCGCCACGCGCGGCAATGCCGACAGTGGCACCACGCCCCGCGTTTCTCGGGCAGCGCGGATAAAGGCTTCGAGGTCGAAGGCGCGCAATGCCTCGGCGCGGGATCGTCCCGTACCGTGGGCCGCCGTCGACGCGACATCGCCGCCATCACGCTCGGCGTGATCAGGCCGGTCGGCGCCCTGCCCGGACATCGGCGAATCCGCTTCGCTTCCCGGCATTCCCGCCTTGTTTCCCGTGCCGTTCCCACCCATTACAGTCTCCGCGCCAACCCTGCCCGGCGAAAAACAGAAAATAGTAAGATGCGAGTTGTTTCCCGTCAAGTAGTTATCGCAGGTTTTGCCCTATGTCCGATCTGCTATCCGCCCCCCGTCCCGGCCTCGTCGCAGGCGCCCCGGAAGCGTCCGCCGCTGCGCGTACGCCCGATAAGGCGCCGGCCCTCGTGCTAGCCAGCGGCTCGCGCTATCGCGCCGAATTGCTGTCGCGGCTACGGCTGCCGTTTGTGTGCGACACGCCGGATCTCGATGAAACACCGCGCGCGGACGAGTCTCCGCCCGACACCGCGATGCGGCTCGCCATCGCGAAAGCGCGTGCCGTCGCGGGGCGCCATGTCGGCGCACTGGTCATCGGCTCCGATCAGGTCGCCGTCTGCGAGGGCGTCCAATTGGGCAAGCCGGGCGACCATGCGCGGGCGCTGGCCCAGCTGCAGCAAATGCGGGGGCGACGGATCGTTTTCCATACCGCCGTGTGTCTGCTCGACGGACGCAGCGCCGCGGCGGACCGTGCGCCCTGCCAGACCGCCGATGTGCTGACGACGGTGACGATGCGCGATGTCGACGATGCGACTCTCGACGCCTACCTCCGTGCAGAGCGGCCCTACGACGTGGCGGGCAGCGCCAAGGCTGAGGGCCTCGGTATCGCCCTGCTCGACCACGTTCAGAGCGACGACCCCACCGCCTTGATCGGTTTGCCGTTGGTGACCGTCAGCGGCTGGCTGCTGCAGGCCGGCATCCCGTTGTTCGAACTGGCCGCTTGCGGCTAAGATGCGGGCCACAGCCTCCGCGCCTCACCCGTATCAAAAAAACGAGAGATTTTCATGAGCCAAGCGGGCACCTTGTATCTGATTCCGAATACCCTTGGCGAAGGCGACGACGCCGCGCTGCGCCAGGTATTGCCCGACCCGGTGCGGGCCGTCGCGCAGCGTCTGCGCTATATCGTCGGGGAAAATGCGAAAGCCACGCGCGCCTTTCTGAAGCGCGTGGGCACCGAGATCCCGATTCAGGACATCCAGATCAGCGAGCTGAATATCCGCACGCAATCCTCGCCCTCGGATGCCGTCCTCGATGCCATGCTGGCGCCGTTACTGCAAGGCCACGATGGCGGCCTGGTGTCGGACGCCGGCTGTCCGGCCGTCGCCGATCCCGGCGCCCTGCTGGTACGGCGTGCGCACGCGCTCGGGATTCGCGTCGCGCCGCTGGTCGGGCCGAGCTCGATTTTGCTCGCACTGATGGCATCGGGGCTGGACGGCCAGCGCTTTGCGTTTCACGGCTATCTGCCGACCGACGCGGCGGAACGGACGCAACGGCTGCGCGAGCTGGAAAAGCAATCACGGGCGCAGCGTCAAACGCAGCTTTTCATCGAGACGCCGTATCGCAATGCGGCCATGCTCGACGCGCTGTTGGCAGCCTGCGCGCCGCAAACGCACCTCTGCTTCGCTGCCGACCTGACGCTGCCGACGGAACAGATCGTGACGCTAACGCTGGCCCAATGGCGCGCCCTCGCGGCCGCACAGCGCCCGGATATGGGGAAGCGAC
Coding sequences within it:
- a CDS encoding beta-ketoacyl-ACP synthase III is translated as MASTSDSLRSSPRYARIVGTGSYLPANRVSNQALTEQLAARDIETSDEWIVARTGIRARYFAAPDERTSDLAVEAAKQAIAASGLGKEQIDLIIVATSTPDFVFPSTACLVQQKLGIANGSAAFDVQAVCSGFVYALSTADAYIRSGMYDNVLVIGAETFSRILDFNDRTTCVLFGDGAGAVMLSASETPGVLANALHADGSQSDILCVPGHVSGGVVAGNAFLHMDGQAVFKLAVNVLGKVAVEVLEKAGKTADDIDWLIPHQANIRIMEGTCRKLRLPLDKMVVTVDEHGNTSAASIPLALDVAVRDGRIKPGQLVMVEGVGGGFTWGASLLHM
- a CDS encoding DUF177 domain-containing protein, which codes for MGGNGTGNKAGMPGSEADSPMSGQGADRPDHAERDGGDVASTAAHGTGRSRAEALRAFDLEAFIRAARETRGVVPLSALPRVADLMPADAPAEAADSPLRWHAEGEMRKVLRRRSGFLPASSAAARPARGEGDSAEKTVGAFQATEPHLTVTIEGAVWLECQRCMQPFSWPVSVEAGYRVARDERQADSLAGDDAEDDVIVGSADFDLLDLIDEEIVLSLPMVPKHRVCPAVHASVVSGADGALGVDRVEDIDARLADAAGDDPTPLPGERVDISAASPDVADDADASAVPQAGKARGKPGAIKGGASASGPTRKPFASALAGWKAAAGDKSESVDRGQSDQGSDTSDPSGKN
- the plsX gene encoding phosphate acyltransferase PlsX, coding for MTVKITIDCMGGDFGPSVTVPAAVEFARDHDDVELILVGQEAAVQAQLAKCKAVGAPRLRVVNATEVVSSDDPVEVALRRKKDSSMRVALNLVKEGQAQACVSAGNTGALMAVSRYVLKTLAGIERPALATLMPNEKGFTTVLDLGANVDCEPQHLLQFAEMGHALVSATENKDRPTVGLLNIGEEVIKGNDVIKRAGELLRASTLNFYGNVEGNDIFKGTTDIVVCDGFVGNVALKTSEGLAQMLSRIIKEEFSRSIFTKLLAVLAWPVLSQVRKRVDHRRYSGAALLGLRGIVIKSHGSADAYAFGWALKRGYDAVKNGVQSRLEKALEENVDPLGLQARVTPISAATAVSETPAAVTVPLAVPGETLSAKA
- a CDS encoding SAM-dependent methyltransferase, with the protein product MSQAGTLYLIPNTLGEGDDAALRQVLPDPVRAVAQRLRYIVGENAKATRAFLKRVGTEIPIQDIQISELNIRTQSSPSDAVLDAMLAPLLQGHDGGLVSDAGCPAVADPGALLVRRAHALGIRVAPLVGPSSILLALMASGLDGQRFAFHGYLPTDAAERTQRLRELEKQSRAQRQTQLFIETPYRNAAMLDALLAACAPQTHLCFAADLTLPTEQIVTLTLAQWRALAAAQRPDMGKRPAIFLMLAH
- the rpmF gene encoding 50S ribosomal protein L32, whose protein sequence is MAVQQNKKSPSKRGMHRSHDFIEAAPLAVDATSGETHRRHHISPNGFYRGKKVVKTKND
- a CDS encoding Maf family nucleotide pyrophosphatase; the encoded protein is MSDLLSAPRPGLVAGAPEASAAARTPDKAPALVLASGSRYRAELLSRLRLPFVCDTPDLDETPRADESPPDTAMRLAIAKARAVAGRHVGALVIGSDQVAVCEGVQLGKPGDHARALAQLQQMRGRRIVFHTAVCLLDGRSAAADRAPCQTADVLTTVTMRDVDDATLDAYLRAERPYDVAGSAKAEGLGIALLDHVQSDDPTALIGLPLVTVSGWLLQAGIPLFELAACG